GCGAGCGCTTCGCTTGCCGGGCTTGTCAAGTTTAAAgggggattcaaatttcttgGGAACAGTCCGTCGGCGCTTCCCGGATATAACATCGTCTTCTTTTGCGGTTGCTGCAGACTTTTTCCCCTTGCTCTTACCCACCATCCTGTCGATAGAACTTGCAGAAATGTCAATGTCGGACGATTCTGCTCGAGGAGAATTACCTACAATCCAAGGGTTCTCCGGTGTTGCGCCGCACTCATCAGTAGGCTTCGTTGTCTTGTCAACATTTAACTTGGCAGGTGTTTTCTAGTTAACAAAGAAATAATGTGATAGGTTCAGTTAACGAAAATGAAGATGCATAATTGAGATAAATGAAGACAATTAAATGAAAACATACTTCCTCATCATCGTTGTTCTGGTTTACAACAGGCTCGTCAGGCTGTGTCAAATCAATCACGGGCTCTAGACCGTCAGAGTCATCCTTGTACACGAATTCTTTTTTTTCTGGCGGACCATTCTCAAAGGAATCCACTTCTAGGTCGGCATCGTTGTTGCCGGAAGCCGCAGCAGCCGCTGGCTTGTACATCACACCATTTTGGTTCAACTTCTCTAGCAATCTCTGCATTACattaaaaatattaattaatgtCGGCACGGTTTTGTAACTTCAAAAATGTTGTAAACATAGAATTAAGGGTGTTTCACCTCGGCTACTTGTTCCGGTATTTCCTTCATTTGGCTGCGTATGTAATCCATACACCGCTTCATGATGAGGTTCATCATCTCGTCCGCGTTTGAGGCTAACTTGGACTTCTTTGCCGCACCAACGGCGGGCTTCATTTTTGGCTTTTCTAGTTCGGGTACTTTGCGCTCCTGCGCCCTATACTCCTTCGTTATGTTGTCTTCAATCTGCATGTGAAATACAAGTATATGTGATCAATAAAAATATTAATACAACTAATTATGTTATATAAAAGATTTAAGAAGTACCCAATGTAATGAATTACCTTGATGTTACCACGGCCACGGCCGTGGTCATAATCAAACTTGTCTCTCCTTGAGGCTGCAGCTTCAGTCCAATTCCTCATTAGAGGTTCCATGGACAAGCTAGGATTGAATGCGCATTCACCTTCCAGAGGCTGAACCTTCTCCCAGTACAGGTACTGCATGAATATGAAAAATTACAATTAGTAATATACAGCAGGTAAATTAGCAATCATATTTTTTTTGCAATGGTACAAGTCTGAAAGGTGTACCTGCAGGAGAGCTAAGTTCCCTCTCGGCCATTGGCGGAGGTGTTTGCCTCTCCTCACGTTGTGAAGGCAGTCCAGCAGAACCCGGAGGGTGAATGCATTCTAATTAATCTTGGATATATGCTTCACATCGTCCACCAATGCGTAATATTGCTTTGGTACAGTCTTGCTCGACATGGGAGCAAGAACTGTTCCAAGCAACACGAGGACAACTCTCCGAAGGAAATCGTCGTCGGCAGATTTATTTTTTGTGATGTCCACAATCAGATCATCGATGACTATGTTACCTGTGGTCTTGCACAAGAATTGAGGCGGCACTCGATCTTTAACATCCTCACCTTCCTCACCGAGAATACCTTCTGCCGACAGTCTGTGGTTCTCCAAGGCCAAGATGCACTCAACATCCACGGCACCGAGAGACACTTCGCCAACCAAGTCTTGTACAATGAATCTGCCCTTGCTAGGATCAAATATCTCAACCATGTACCGGATCAACAGTGTACGCATCTTCAGCGAAGGTATCTGAAGCATGCTACGGAGTGGTGTTTCGGCAAGTGCGGCCCGTTGACCGGAAGATAGACCGGCAATAAGTTGCACCATTTTTCTACGGCGCAAACAATTTCTCCGTTGATTTCATCCATCCTGTTAAAAAATATACTTGGTTATAGTAACATAAATTATGTAATCAACTTTTTTCCTAACATATTGTTGCATGAAACATAATAATGGAATACACTATCCCACAGTCGATAGAAAACTATACAACATAATTTATTCATACTGAAACATTCAGCAGAGACACGTGCAGCACATAAAATGACAGTTTAACAAGTACTTATTTAACCAATTAGTTTCATAATAAAAAGCAACATAATTTATCtaatcatttattttcatatggTACTGTACAAATAGATATAAGAATCGGTGACAGTGCCTAATTAACAGTAAattgaaaaaaaacaaaattatgcATACTGGAACATGCATCAAACAAACGTGCAACACATACAATATTAGTCGGCGTCTCATAGTTGCAACATGCATGTCTTAGGGCATTGCTATAACTTAAAGTAACTATGCTATAACTAACACTGATTAAAAATTGTTGTTTATTCATCAATCCAACCTACAAGTGAAAGACAACAAACAACATGCAGAAACTAATTTGCAATCGTAGGGCTATCTAATCTAATACACGCACAAACAAATCTAATGTCATAGGCCTATCTAATCTAATACACGCACAAACAAAAAACATCTACTCCAACAGATGTAATGCGAAGATTATGCGCTAATTAATCTTAGTCCTATCGAATCTAACACACGCACAAAGAAAAGCATCGTGGATGCGGTACGGTTGCCAACATACTGGATCACTCGATGAAGATGGAAGTTGTCGGCGTTGTAACATGGACGCAGTTCGTCCACGACGGCCAGCACGCGCTGACGACCTGGATGTTCTCGACGATCTTGCTGGGGTTGGGCCGATGCTAGGGACGCAGCTGTCGTCGACTCAGCGGTAGGAGCCGTCGTAGACGACATGAAAGACGATGCCGAGACTAAATAGGAGGAGGAGGATCTCCTAGGTCGTCGTAACCACCAGGGATAGAACGCCCGTGATCTTTGCCTTCCTTGGTTGAGGAGAGGCAGTACGTGCTCCTAAATTAAAGGGATAGGCTTCCCACGCTCGAGTTTTTTTTTGTAGATTCCGATCCGGGAATTGTGTAACAAATCGCAGCTGCTCCTCTCTTTGAGCGACGAGGGGCTCGTTTCATgtactttttttcttttctttttcatatTAGAAAATTTTGATATCAAATAATTATTTCAACTCAAACAAATGGCCCCAAATTTTTTTCAcacaatgggatgaccatggacatcatgcgtgccaattctcatcgatttccgacactcgatgcatttactaggattttgccggcgaaaagaacccgaaacgctgcccggacgtgacgcaacgttcgttcggtgtcaggaatggctcacatgttgcatgggggcctacattgggcatcctcacatggtgccaaagtttggtgccatttcatgcaggccagcacatagcacatgtgcaatcaccatcattcgggtctgccggagggggagcccgaaggacattgtttttctagactcaaccaaatggccccaTATTTTTTAcacaatgggatgaccatggacatcatgcatgccaattctcatcgatttccgacactcgatgcatttactaggattttgccggcgaaaagaacccgaaacgctgcccggacgtgacgcaacgttcgttcggtgtcaggaatggctcacatgttgcatgggggcctacattgggcatcctcacatggtgccaaagtttggtgtcatttcatgcaggccagcacatagcacatgtgcaatcaccatcattcgggtctgccggagggggagcccgaaggacgttgtttttctggactcaaccaaatggccccaaatttttttcacacaatgggatgaccatggacatcatgcatgccaattctcatcgatttccgacactcgatgcatttactaggattttgccggcgaaaagaacccgaaacgctgcccggacgtgacgcaacgttcgttcggtgtcaggaatggctcacatgttgcatgggggactacattgggcatcctcacatggtgccaaagtttggtgtcatttcatgcaggccagcacatagcacatgtgcaatcaccatcattcgggtctgccggagggggagcccgaaggacgttgtgtttctggactcaaccaaatggccccaattttttttcacacaatgggatgaccatggacatcatgcatgccaattctcatcgatttccgacactcgatgcatttactaggattttgccggcgaaaagaacccaaaacgctgcccggacgtgacgcaa
This genomic window from Aegilops tauschii subsp. strangulata cultivar AL8/78 chromosome 4, Aet v6.0, whole genome shotgun sequence contains:
- the LOC120963456 gene encoding uncharacterized protein — protein: MVEIFDPSKGRFIVQDLVGEVSLGAVDVECILALENHRLSAEGILGEEGEDVKDRVPPQFLCKTTGNIVIDDLIVDITKNKSADDDFLRRVVLVLLGTVLAPMSSKTYLYWEKVQPLEGECAFNPSLSMEPLMRNWTEAAASRRDKFDYDHGRGRGNIKIEDNITKEYRAQERKVPELEKPKMKPAVGAAKKSKLASNADEMMNLIMKRCMDYIRSQMKEIPEQVAERLLEKLNQNGVMYKPAAAAASGNNDADLEVDSFENGPPEKKEFVYKDDSDGLEPVIDLTQPDEPVVNQNNDDEEKTPAKLNVDKTTKPTDECGATPENPWIVGNSPRAESSDIDISASSIDRMVGKSKGKKSAATAKEDDVISGKRRRTVPKKFESPFKLDKPGKRSARALFSDNDMEGSVKDDLTPELIDAAVAFVEAAARSEKNMTKRVYYNERGTSVTVESIRPIIDAYQTHLALRVGHDRHLCPTWRSKYLVDRAKARDNPKPSKYNMDSALSRAGAVRRVLDEYIVRDKSFIPLNVGNTHWITVVMHNLKKEFRVFDSLYPLEFSLDTVKALRLAIAIDMAEANCITPGKYPDVTKWPIIPQIDMPLQEDGNSCGLFVIEVMERWDGDRWTADFTQGTVNARRRRLVAELVLSPTNTLECVKNKIRDIAKKSKA